In Sporocytophaga myxococcoides, the genomic window ACACCATTCACCTTCCAGATTTCAATAAGCACGTAAAAACTTGATAAAGTGCAATTTAGATCAAAGGCAACCGCACCCATTTTCGCCTATTTGCCGGTAATTTTCCCTTTAAATTGCTTAAATGATTGACTTTTATTAATTTTTATACATCTATACTTTTTGCCCTTTTATCTATTAAGTACAATAAATACGCCGGTAATAACTTTGCATTGGTTAGACCAAAGCACACGTTCATGTATCTTAAGGCGCTCCTGATTAAGTTCAATTCTTTTATTTAAGCAACAACGGATACTTTTAGCCTTTCACTAGTACAATCAAATAAATGAAGTTTAAAAACAATTTCAGGTTACTGTGCCTGGCTATGCTATTGCTGGTTAGCAATAGTTTTGCACAAACACAGCAAATTAAAGGACTCGTTGTTCTGGTAAGCTTTCTCGGAGATCCGTTTCCGGAATCTGCAGACTCGGTGGCTATGATGATGAACCAAACCGGATTTTCAGCATGGGGAAATCAAGGTTCTGTAAAAGATTACTTTTACACACAGACAAATGGGAAAATGGAATTTACACATGAGGTCATTAAAGTGTCCTTATCAAACCCCATCTCTCACTACAGAACAGGGGGAGGCAGAGATCTCTCAGACATCGTTGATGCGATCAACGCAGCATATCCTGCTGGATTTACAAACCTTACCTTAAGACCAGACAACTCTGTATACAGTTTTACAATATTAACCAAAGTAGGTGGAGGTGCATGGGCTTTCTATCCTCAACCCGGAAGCAATACCATTAAAAACAATGGAGTAAATGCATACGTCTACAGAGGAAATATTACGAATTTGGATTCATGGGAAAAACCATCCTATAATACAATTTGCCATGAAATGGGACATAATGTATTTGATTGGCCTGACCATTACCAAACAGCTTGGTCTAACCTTGGAAACTACTGTCTTATGGCATCTGCAGGTAATAATGTAGCACCTCAGATGATTAATCCTGCATTAAGACTTCAAAAAGGCTGGTTTGACAATGTAATAGAAATCGGTAACAAAGCGTCTGATACTACGATAACTACAGCATCAAACAGTTATAGTAAAGTTTTTAAATATACAAATCCTGCCAATTCAAAGGAGTATCTTTTGGTATACCCAGTGGTATATGGAACTTACTTCCAGGAAAGACTTGGAAGCACTAACATTGCAGATCAAGGTTTGGCAATTTATTATGTGGATGAAGTGGGTGGCATGGAAATTCCGGGACAAGAATCTGCATGGCAGGTAAAACTTATTCAGGCAGATAACAAAAATGACTTGCACGATGAGAGTGTCGCAAATGCATTACCTCTTGGTGGCGGCTTATATTACTCGCCTGTTCGTGGTGACTATAACGACCTATATGACAATGTAAAAAACAGCTTCCCTGCTGGTACCCCTTTCAGATGGAAAGACGGAGGCGAGTTTGGCCTTTTATTAGGTGACATTTCAGCTCCTGGGGCAACGATGACCTTTACTGTTTATGCAAGACACAATACATACATTGCAAAGTCAGACAACAATGGTACGATATCTCCCAAAGGTATTATTAACAGCCTTAGCCAAACTTTTACATTCAGCCCAAATCCAGGATATGAGGTAAATACGGTTAAGGTGAACGGAAGTAATGTAACACCTGTAGGCAATCAGTACACGCTTTCAGGTTCAGGAAATAAGACCATTGAAGTTACTTATAAAAGAAAATCACCTGAAGCAGCTTTACCTTCTCCATGGTATAAAGCAAATATCGGTACCGGATCAGCAACGGGCTTTGCAGCTCATGATTCAGGGGAGTTTTATATTGAGTCCTTTGGAAGTTCAATAAATGGAAACTCTGACAACCTTACTTTTGTATATCAAACTCTTTATGGTAACGGGTCTTTTGTAGCACGTATAAAAGAATACAAAAATCCTTCTAGAGAAGAAAGTAGGTTTGGGATAATGCTTCGTTCTGCTTTGACCGACAATGCGATACAATCTATGATTTCTAAAAAACCTTATAAAGGTGTGAGTGTAGAACAACGTACAGGAATGGGACTATATCTAACGTCTGATAATGCATTTGGTAGTAATCACTTATACGAACTATATACATGGTTTAAAATTACAAGAACTGGAAATGTCATCACCAGCCATGTATCGAAAGATGGTATCACATGGGTAAAAAAGGGAGAACAAACTATTTCTCTTTCAAATGAAATTTACTTAGGGCTATATGCTACAGGAGAAGTTTCAGGAATTCCAGCGAGAGCAATTTTTGATAATGTTCAGATTACAGGATTTACTTCATGTCCAAATGGCGGAAATAAACTTACCGGTACAAGCATTGGTACTCCTGGCTCATACAATAACTGGGGAGATACTCGCGATAAAGCATTTGATAATGACATAAACTCATTTTTTGATTCAGATGCAGCAGACGATATTGCATGGACAGGTTTATCTTTAGGAGGTGATTACCAAATCAATGGAATTAAATACTATCCAAGAGCTTATGCTACTGACCGTATGGTAGGAGGTAAGTTCCAGGGAAGTAATGTTGCGGACTTCAGCACAGGTGTTGTAGATCTTGCAACGCTTAGTGCAGAACCTATTCTTGACTGGAATTGTGTAAATGTTACAAGCACTGCTACATTTAAATATGTAAGATATATCAGCCCTGCACAAGGATGGGGTAATGTTGCAGAAATTGAGTTTTATGGTACAGCTGTAGTAACCAATGTAGCTCCAACTTTAAGTATTACTAGCCCTTCAGCAAGTGGTTCATTTACTACACCTGCTTCCATCAATATTACAGCAAATGCTTCTGATTCAGATGGGTCCATCTCTAAAGTAGAGTTTTTTGTAGGTAGCACGCTTATCAGCACTGATTACACTGCTCCATATTCTTATACCTGGAATACCTCTACAACTGGCTCTTATACCATTATTGCCAAAGCAACTGACAACAATGGCGCCAGCACTTCGGCTTCTGTTAATATTTCAGTTACAGTTTCATCAACAGATATTAATGGTCCTGCATGTGGAACCAACTATTCCACTTTGTCATACGAGGTAGCAGCAGCAAGAAGAACAAATGCTAAAACCTATAACTGGTGGTACACTGGATCAGCTCAATCTGTTACGGTTTCAGGAACACCTTATCAGGTAAATATTGCTACTGGAAATAATTTTCAGCCAGGCCAGCTTTGCGTAGGAATCAATTATGAGGGAGCTCCATACTATCAAGGCTATTGCATCAATCTTAGTGTTTGTTCAGGCTCCAGAGAAGAAAGTGCAGAGTTCACTGAAAGCGTTTCAACGATCAGCTATCAGAATCCGTTTACCAATTCAACAATGATTACATTTCCTAGTGCAAACCAGGTTGCAAACATTGAGGTAATGAATGCAAGCGGACATATTGTTGAAGAAGCACAGGCAACAGGTGCTTTTGAATTCGGTAATGAACTAAAACCAGGGTTTTATATCGTAAAAATCAACTTTGAGAATGAAACCAAAGTGGTGAAACTAGTGAAAGAATAATTACCGATTAAGATCTCTCAGGTTTCTATAAAACCAGGAGGCTTTGGTGTGAACCGGGCCTCCTGTTGTTTTTTTAGATAAACTCTCTTTCAAAAACCTATAACAATTCGCTTAACAGTTTTATAAAAGTACCGGTTTTCTCTGTTGTACTTTGGCTCTATTCATTTGAATTCTTCGGAACAGGCTAAGCGGGTTTTTTTATTTCGGGCAATCGTTTATATTAAAGCTTTATTAAGTCTTAAACCCGGAAGAAGATCGGCAAATAAACAAACTTATGACTTTAGAATCATTTAAGAAAGATCTGGAATTTGATGAAAGTCGAGTCAGGACAAAAGTCATTTTGGAAACTTCTTTTTCAAAAGAGATACGGATCCTTTTGAGCAAAGGGCAGATTATGAAAGAGCACAAAACACCGTTTCCCATTATTATCCACATTTTGGAAGGGGAAATTATGTTAGGTGTTAAAGGTATAAATCATGTAATGAAAAGTGGCGATATCATAACATTGGAAGGAGATGTACCTCATGATTTAACTGCAAAAGAGAATTCAATTGCCCGTCTTTCTCTTTCAAAGCATGATAAAGTAGAGCGCCTTAAAGATCTTATAGAGCAATAAAGATCATTTTGATGATACAAACAAAAGCTTATTTGTATTTGAGGAATATATTCTTTAATGATAGGCACTAATAAATTGAGAATGTTGACAATTGAAAAAATAAAATCAGAATTTTCATTTGTAGGAGGTTATCTTGGTACTGATATTTTTGAAGGTCAAGGTGAGTTTTGCGACATTTATTTTATGTGCAAAGGCCATCAATTAAAACAGGAGCAAATTGATATTTATAATCAATTCAAATAGAACTATAAAAATTTTCTTACTAAAATTGAAAAAACACCTATAAAGAATTTGTGAATGAATAATGATGACAGTCACTTTAACGGAAGATTGGACTCTCCCCATTTTTCCATTCTGTTTAGTATATCTTCAAGAGACCTTCCCCGGTCAGTTAACTCATACTCCACTTTTGGGGGTACTTCCTTGTAAACAATTCGATTGATCAGTCCGTCGCTTTCCAGTTCTTTTAATTTTGCAATAAGCATTCTTTCAGAAATGCCAACAAGTCTCTTTTTCAATTCATTGTAGCGGAGTTTTTTTTCATTAAGGAGATAAACAAGAATGTTGATTTTCCATCGTCCTCCGATTAAAGACAAGATTTGAGAAATGCCACAATGCTCTTTCCAGTATTTCTCATTGATGCTATTGGTAGAATGCTCTTTTCTAGATTTCATACATACTTTTTTGTTAGTACCATACAATTCGGTAAGTACTTTCTTCACTGTAAAGAAATCAAAATATTTGCAAAGAAAGATTTAAAAATAATAAAAATGGAAACATTCAAGACTGCATTTTATTGGTTAAGTTATGCTTATTATCTCTATGTGTTTGGGTATGCATCCCTTTTCAAGGTATTTCAAAAAAAATCAATGATGGACAGTATGATGTCACTTGGTTTTAATAAAACCTGGACGATTCTCATTGGACTCGGGGAGTTAACAGGAGTCATTTTAATTGTTGCTGGACTAATTAAACCACAGTTCAGAAATATGGGAATTCTATTATTGATTCCATTTTCTGTAGGAGCATTTACCGCACATATGGCACATCAGGAATATCAGCACTATTATAATTCATTGATAGTTTGTATACTTACAGTTGTCATGCTAGCTCTGGACAATAATTTTAAGATTCAGTTGTAATGGATTCAAATGGTTGTGCCTTGGTCATTGGCATTAGTTCAAAAATAAGATCCTTTGAAACGTCGAGTAGGACTATATTAGTAACCAGAGGACATTGATAGGCTTTTTAGAAATTTGTTTAACAGGTCGAAAATTTTTTATTGAGGATATGGAAAATGAAGAACCAGAATTCTGGGAAGCCAACTTTATTGAAAAGAAGGAAATGTGGGGTTTTGAACCTTCAAATGCTGCTATATTAACTATAGATTTTTTTGTTAAAAAATCTATAAAGAACATCCTCATTCCAGGTATTGGATATGGAAGAAATGCAAAGATATTCAGGGAAAACGGAATAACTGTAACAGGGATTGAAATATCAGAAACAGCGATAGCGATGGCAGAAAAGCATTACGGAAAAGATATGAAAATCTTTCATGGCTCTGTGGCAGATATGCCTTTTGATAATAAACAATATGATGGAATCTTTTGCTACGCTTTAATACATCTCCTGAATTGCGATGAAAGAGAGAAATTAATTTCTGACTGCTATAATCAACTGGCTGATAATGGCTACATGGTTTTTACAGCCATTTCAAAAGAAGCATCAACTTACGGTACCGGCAAATTGATCGGCAAGGATAGGTATGAAATGTTTGGTGGAGTTAAAATGTATTTTTATGATAGAGAATCCATTACCACAGAATTTAGCAAAGCCGGCCTGTTTGAAATCTCAGAAATTAATGAGAATTACCCTTTCTATTTAATTAAATGCAGAAAAAGCTGAAGTCTTAAATTATATAATCATACCAATAAAAAAGGCTAACCAGATTTATTTTGGTCAGCCTCTTTTAACTTTTAACTTTAAGCTTTGTGCTTTCAGCTTATAATATTTATAACTTACAACTTAATACTTATCACTTCTTAGGTACAAGTGTCACTGCTCTAAGCATACCATGCTCTTCACCTTCGAATGTAAGTTTCTCTTCACTGATATCTTTGATTTGTTTTTCAACAGTTTTTCCTCCTTCGTTATAATGAAGAGTAATGGTATTGTCATTAATTTCCCAGGTACCATCCTGAGTTTGTCCAGCTTCTGTATATTCAAATTTGCCGTCATTGGTAAATGAATAGTAGACACCACCGATCGCATCGGGAGAAACTGTTGTTCCGCCAAGTACCAGTTCTGTTGCCTTCCAGTCTTTGGCAATCATTTCCTTTTTTTCTTTAGCACATGCCGTTACAAGTATGGTAAGTACGATCAGAGCAGCGAATCTTTTTAAAAGCGTGGTTTTCATGATGATTTTTTAGACAATAAGATGTTAATTTGCAGATCAATAAAAATTCTGTTAAAACTACAGAAATTTTGTGCAAATGTAATAAAGCTTTTTAAACAGGAAAAGCTATTGGTGTATTCTGCCTGCGAGATTACAACTAATCTTTTCTATGCCAGATTGCTTTATGGTGTTTTACTATAACTTTTCAATATCCGATGGAAGTTCGTTTTCCTGTATACTTCAAGTTTACGACAATTCTTCTGGGGCTTATACTTTTGGTATATGTCCTTATAGAGTCACAAAATATTTTAGTTTTGATGGCATTGGCAGGACTCATTTCTCTTTTATTGCTTCCTTTGGTTCGAAAGCTTGAACGGATAATGTCTCCTACCCCAGCAATACTAATAAGTCTCATTTTGATAATTTTAGTCCTTGGCCTCGTTGGGATCTTTGTTTATTCCCAGTTGGTTGATTTGATGGAATCTCTTCCAGATATTACTCAGAGGCTAACCAAAATTTTAGAGCAATGGAATCCATTCTTTGAAAAATACCTTGGAGTAAAAAGGGGACAAACCATAACTTATTTAAAAGAAGAGCTGATTAATTTACTTCATCAAAGTACAGCTATATTTTCAACAACCCTTTCTGTTACCACAGGCATATTTACCGCAGTGGGCCTTGTTCCTGTTTTTATATTTTTCATGCTGTACTACAGATCTTTTTTCAAGCAATTCCTGCTCCTGTTATTTGACGTAGAAAGTCATGCAGATGTAATTAAGACAATCGAAAAAGTGGAAAGGGTAGCTCAATCATATCTTTCCGGATTACTTATTGTCATTTCGATAATATCAATTCTCAATATTATAGGACTCTATATAGTCGGTGTAGAATATGCAATATTTTTCGGACTATTTGCCGGTATGCTGAATATAATTCCATATATCGGAGTATTTCTTGGGTCAACTCTTCCTATTGTATATACCGCACTTAAAGGTGGCTCATTGATCCAGTGCATAGGTGCAGGAGCTGCCTTATGGGTTGTTCAATTACTTGAATCAAATTTTATTACACCAAATATCGTAGGAGGTAAAGTAAGCCTGAACCCGTTTGCTTCTATACTTGCATTATTAATAGGTGGTGCCATTTGGGGCCCCTTAGGAATGATTCTCTTTGTACCTTTTACTGCTATTCTTAAGGTTATTTTTGATGCCATTGATCCGCTTAAGCCTTATGGGTTTATCCTTGGCGAGCCTCCAAATACCAGGGAAGAAGACAAAGAACCATTTTTTAAAAGATTTTGGCCATTTAAAAAGAAGAAGGATTAGATTATAAGTTCCTTGCTCATCCAAAGTAAATGGGGCCTCATGCTACATTCCCTGCTGAATGAATCTTCATTGAAAATGCTACTCATGGCTAAGTGAGAAGATTACTTAACTAAAAGAAAGTATTAAGGTCAGTGGATTAATTATAATTTTTCTTTAAAAGTTTACACAAGATTTTTTTTTGCTAGAATAGCACATATAACTTACTGTATATCAGTGTAAGCAATTGAGATGCTTAACAATTTTTAATTCTTTATAGTTCTTCAAATACAGCTTCTCTCAGAGTTTGAAT contains:
- a CDS encoding Ig-like domain-containing protein; amino-acid sequence: MKFKNNFRLLCLAMLLLVSNSFAQTQQIKGLVVLVSFLGDPFPESADSVAMMMNQTGFSAWGNQGSVKDYFYTQTNGKMEFTHEVIKVSLSNPISHYRTGGGRDLSDIVDAINAAYPAGFTNLTLRPDNSVYSFTILTKVGGGAWAFYPQPGSNTIKNNGVNAYVYRGNITNLDSWEKPSYNTICHEMGHNVFDWPDHYQTAWSNLGNYCLMASAGNNVAPQMINPALRLQKGWFDNVIEIGNKASDTTITTASNSYSKVFKYTNPANSKEYLLVYPVVYGTYFQERLGSTNIADQGLAIYYVDEVGGMEIPGQESAWQVKLIQADNKNDLHDESVANALPLGGGLYYSPVRGDYNDLYDNVKNSFPAGTPFRWKDGGEFGLLLGDISAPGATMTFTVYARHNTYIAKSDNNGTISPKGIINSLSQTFTFSPNPGYEVNTVKVNGSNVTPVGNQYTLSGSGNKTIEVTYKRKSPEAALPSPWYKANIGTGSATGFAAHDSGEFYIESFGSSINGNSDNLTFVYQTLYGNGSFVARIKEYKNPSREESRFGIMLRSALTDNAIQSMISKKPYKGVSVEQRTGMGLYLTSDNAFGSNHLYELYTWFKITRTGNVITSHVSKDGITWVKKGEQTISLSNEIYLGLYATGEVSGIPARAIFDNVQITGFTSCPNGGNKLTGTSIGTPGSYNNWGDTRDKAFDNDINSFFDSDAADDIAWTGLSLGGDYQINGIKYYPRAYATDRMVGGKFQGSNVADFSTGVVDLATLSAEPILDWNCVNVTSTATFKYVRYISPAQGWGNVAEIEFYGTAVVTNVAPTLSITSPSASGSFTTPASINITANASDSDGSISKVEFFVGSTLISTDYTAPYSYTWNTSTTGSYTIIAKATDNNGASTSASVNISVTVSSTDINGPACGTNYSTLSYEVAAARRTNAKTYNWWYTGSAQSVTVSGTPYQVNIATGNNFQPGQLCVGINYEGAPYYQGYCINLSVCSGSREESAEFTESVSTISYQNPFTNSTMITFPSANQVANIEVMNASGHIVEEAQATGAFEFGNELKPGFYIVKINFENETKVVKLVKE
- a CDS encoding winged helix-turn-helix transcriptional regulator, encoding MKSRKEHSTNSINEKYWKEHCGISQILSLIGGRWKINILVYLLNEKKLRYNELKKRLVGISERMLIAKLKELESDGLINRIVYKEVPPKVEYELTDRGRSLEDILNRMEKWGESNLPLK
- a CDS encoding DoxX family protein, with translation METFKTAFYWLSYAYYLYVFGYASLFKVFQKKSMMDSMMSLGFNKTWTILIGLGELTGVILIVAGLIKPQFRNMGILLLIPFSVGAFTAHMAHQEYQHYYNSLIVCILTVVMLALDNNFKIQL
- a CDS encoding AI-2E family transporter; protein product: MEVRFPVYFKFTTILLGLILLVYVLIESQNILVLMALAGLISLLLLPLVRKLERIMSPTPAILISLILIILVLGLVGIFVYSQLVDLMESLPDITQRLTKILEQWNPFFEKYLGVKRGQTITYLKEELINLLHQSTAIFSTTLSVTTGIFTAVGLVPVFIFFMLYYRSFFKQFLLLLFDVESHADVIKTIEKVERVAQSYLSGLLIVISIISILNIIGLYIVGVEYAIFFGLFAGMLNIIPYIGVFLGSTLPIVYTALKGGSLIQCIGAGAALWVVQLLESNFITPNIVGGKVSLNPFASILALLIGGAIWGPLGMILFVPFTAILKVIFDAIDPLKPYGFILGEPPNTREEDKEPFFKRFWPFKKKKD
- a CDS encoding lipocalin family protein, which gives rise to MKTTLLKRFAALIVLTILVTACAKEKKEMIAKDWKATELVLGGTTVSPDAIGGVYYSFTNDGKFEYTEAGQTQDGTWEINDNTITLHYNEGGKTVEKQIKDISEEKLTFEGEEHGMLRAVTLVPKK
- a CDS encoding cupin domain-containing protein, whose amino-acid sequence is MTLESFKKDLEFDESRVRTKVILETSFSKEIRILLSKGQIMKEHKTPFPIIIHILEGEIMLGVKGINHVMKSGDIITLEGDVPHDLTAKENSIARLSLSKHDKVERLKDLIEQ
- a CDS encoding class I SAM-dependent methyltransferase; its protein translation is MENEEPEFWEANFIEKKEMWGFEPSNAAILTIDFFVKKSIKNILIPGIGYGRNAKIFRENGITVTGIEISETAIAMAEKHYGKDMKIFHGSVADMPFDNKQYDGIFCYALIHLLNCDEREKLISDCYNQLADNGYMVFTAISKEASTYGTGKLIGKDRYEMFGGVKMYFYDRESITTEFSKAGLFEISEINENYPFYLIKCRKS